A single window of Oxyura jamaicensis isolate SHBP4307 breed ruddy duck chromosome 3, BPBGC_Ojam_1.0, whole genome shotgun sequence DNA harbors:
- the C3H1orf100 gene encoding uncharacterized protein C1orf100 homolog, giving the protein MSYSANKLREFVDPAPILPPGLVVRPGKDAYGFYPGQLGRVHQAHTSKGAPGPFSKLQPAPVNYKAETPFQPDFDNTALRKYVHFQRIVRKPASDWYNQTSYKAAFDLPYFSAGKLVVTATGNYHLLLESRFPGQ; this is encoded by the exons ATGTCGTACTCTGCAAACAAACTAAGGGAGTTTGTAGATCCTGCACCGATCTTGCCACCAGG CTTAGTGGTTCGCCCTGGAAAAGATGCCTATGGATTCTACCCTGGGCAACTAGGACGGGTCCACCAGGCACACACGTCCAAAGGAGCTCCAGG ACCTTTCAGTAaactgcagccagctccagtAAACTACAAAGCTGAAACTCCATTTCAACCTGACTTTGACAACACAGCTCTGAGGAAGTATGTTCACTTTCAAAGAATAGTGAGAAAGCCCGCCAGTGACTGGTACAATCAAACGTCATACAAAGCAGCATTTGACTTGCCCTATTTCAGCGCAG GGAAGCTGGTTGTGACAGCAACAGGAAACTACCATCTTCTATTAGAAAGTAGATTTCCAGGACAGTGA